One Phycisphaeraceae bacterium genomic window carries:
- a CDS encoding SUF system NifU family Fe-S cluster assembly protein — translation MNPELRELYSEILLDHGRKPRNHRAQPCPPACMVEGDNPLCGDRVRFFITIDNGSIADASFEGSGCAISIASASLATVAVRGLPVEDALARVHGFVRAMTSPDSPELPEDLAALSGVRGFPMRVKCATLAWHAMREAVESSRSHQESAR, via the coding sequence ATGAACCCCGAACTCCGCGAGTTGTACAGCGAGATCCTGCTCGACCACGGGCGCAAGCCACGCAACCATCGCGCACAGCCCTGCCCGCCGGCGTGCATGGTGGAAGGCGACAACCCGCTCTGCGGCGACCGGGTGCGCTTCTTCATCACCATCGACAACGGCTCGATCGCCGACGCGAGTTTCGAGGGCAGCGGGTGCGCGATCTCGATCGCGTCGGCGTCGCTCGCGACCGTCGCGGTGCGCGGGCTTCCGGTGGAGGACGCGCTTGCACGCGTCCACGGGTTCGTGCGTGCGATGACCTCGCCCGATTCGCCCGAACTTCCCGAGGATCTCGCGGCGCTGTCGGGCGTGCGCGGGTTCCCGATGCGCGTGAAGTGCGCCACCCTCGCGTGGCACGCGATGCGAGAAGCGGTCGAATCGTCCAGATCGCACCAGGAGAGCGCGAGATGA
- a CDS encoding SufE family protein — translation MARSIDDIAADFASVDEELRLAMLLDFAKKLPALPEELASARDREAHRVPECMTPVFLWVKPDDEKPGSVRLLLDVAEEAPTVKGMLSIIAHAYDRKTPGEIAQIPSDLLSRLGLTGCIRMNRAVGLNAIIGRIKREAARVAPGAPGAGPA, via the coding sequence ATGGCGCGCAGCATCGACGACATCGCGGCGGACTTCGCATCGGTCGACGAGGAACTGCGTCTGGCGATGCTGCTGGACTTCGCAAAGAAACTGCCGGCGCTGCCCGAGGAGCTCGCGTCGGCGCGCGACCGCGAGGCGCACCGCGTGCCCGAGTGCATGACGCCGGTGTTCCTGTGGGTGAAGCCCGACGACGAGAAGCCGGGGTCGGTGCGTCTGCTGCTGGACGTCGCTGAAGAGGCGCCCACGGTGAAGGGGATGCTCTCGATCATCGCGCACGCGTACGACCGGAAGACGCCCGGGGAGATCGCGCAGATCCCGTCGGACCTGCTGTCGCGCCTGGGGCTGACGGGGTGCATCCGCATGAACCGCGCGGTGGGGCTGAACGCGATCATCGGGCGCATCAAGCGCGAGGCGGCGCGCGTGGCGCCGGGGGCGCCTGGGGCGGGTCCGGCGTGA
- a CDS encoding cysteine desulfurase, with amino-acid sequence MLDVARVRDDFPILARRVNGRPLVYLDNAATTQKPTSVLDAMSEYYLESNANAHRGVHALGHEATLALEQARSRVARFVGAGSADEIVFTGGATHALNMMAHSMGSLLLLREGDEILLTEMEHHANIVPWQMAAQRAEALVRAVPVLDDGRLDMDALASMLNERTKIVSVAHISNVLGTVNPVAEIARLAHGVGAEVVVDGCQAVSHTPVDVAALGCDAYCFGAHKVYGPMGIGATWRRGDLLRAMPPYQTGGGMIRRVSFEGTTFAEPPARFEPGTPNIAGAVGLAAAIDYLESLGVDRIAAHERTLHARMVEGLRAIPGVTLMGDHNGRAPLQSFTVGGAHPHDLATVLDMSGVAVRAGHHCAQPLMDRFGVNSTLRASIGVYNTETEIDAFLSALRDAAEALR; translated from the coding sequence ATGCTCGATGTCGCTCGCGTGCGCGACGATTTCCCGATCCTGGCGCGACGGGTCAACGGTCGCCCACTGGTGTACCTCGACAACGCCGCGACGACGCAGAAGCCAACGAGCGTGCTCGACGCGATGTCCGAGTACTACCTCGAGAGCAACGCGAACGCGCACCGGGGGGTGCACGCTCTCGGGCACGAGGCCACCCTGGCGCTCGAGCAGGCGCGGTCGCGCGTCGCCCGCTTTGTGGGCGCCGGATCTGCGGACGAGATCGTCTTCACGGGCGGCGCGACGCACGCGCTGAATATGATGGCGCACTCGATGGGCTCGCTGCTGCTGCTGCGCGAAGGTGATGAGATTCTGCTGACCGAGATGGAGCACCACGCGAACATCGTGCCTTGGCAGATGGCGGCGCAGCGCGCAGAGGCGCTGGTCCGCGCCGTCCCGGTGCTCGACGACGGGCGGCTGGACATGGACGCGCTCGCGTCGATGCTCAACGAGCGGACGAAGATCGTCTCGGTGGCGCACATCTCGAATGTGCTTGGCACGGTGAACCCGGTGGCGGAGATTGCGCGTCTGGCGCACGGCGTCGGCGCGGAGGTCGTCGTCGACGGGTGCCAGGCGGTGAGCCATACGCCGGTTGATGTCGCGGCGCTGGGGTGCGACGCGTACTGCTTCGGCGCGCACAAGGTATACGGGCCGATGGGGATCGGCGCGACGTGGCGCCGCGGGGACCTGCTGCGCGCGATGCCCCCCTATCAGACCGGCGGCGGGATGATCCGACGCGTGTCCTTCGAGGGCACGACCTTCGCCGAACCCCCCGCTCGGTTCGAGCCGGGGACGCCCAACATCGCGGGCGCTGTCGGCCTGGCGGCGGCGATCGACTACCTCGAATCGCTCGGCGTCGATCGCATCGCGGCGCACGAGCGCACGCTGCACGCGCGGATGGTCGAGGGTCTTCGCGCGATCCCGGGCGTGACGCTGATGGGCGACCACAACGGGCGGGCGCCGCTGCAGAGTTTCACCGTCGGGGGAGCGCACCCGCACGACCTGGCGACGGTGCTCGACATGTCGGGCGTCGCGGTGCGCGCTGGCCACCACTGCGCGCAGCCGCTCATGGACCGTTTCGGAGTGAACTCGACGCTGCGAGCGTCGATCGGCGTGTATAACACTGAAACGGAGATCGACGCGTTCCTGAGCGCGCTGCGCGACGCGGCGGAGGCGCTCCGATGA